One Campylobacter concisus DNA window includes the following coding sequences:
- a CDS encoding excinuclease ABC subunit A, giving the protein MKFILFFVLFATQIFASNLLTYNIYERTDRVDIMLSFDAPYEGNIFQKREKDTTSLILNSLSYDQSASKDINSKIIQELEIEPKQNSLVLNLRSNDAIIVNASKTTDSFGLRIRVTLKNTKTQVQNMPQASAKIETASTPKTENEPMVNIDSRYFIVLSVLIALLIFLYVFKRYITSKSSDFSGFKTPQNQPQNDTKSMNWLLKNQNSGVNIIYEKYLDRTNKLMLLSYENRRYLVIVGNSNVMLDSFGEEKIQNEQDFAVFFEENKKKLGSFLQERQNSLNNYKDKMSGEF; this is encoded by the coding sequence ATGAAATTTATACTATTTTTTGTGCTTTTTGCTACGCAGATCTTTGCCTCAAACTTGCTAACATACAACATCTATGAGCGCACCGATAGGGTCGATATCATGCTTAGCTTTGATGCGCCGTATGAGGGCAACATCTTTCAAAAGCGTGAAAAAGATACTACCTCTTTGATACTAAATTCTCTAAGCTACGATCAAAGCGCGAGCAAGGATATAAATTCAAAGATCATTCAAGAGCTTGAGATCGAGCCAAAGCAAAACTCTCTAGTTTTAAATTTACGCTCAAACGATGCGATCATCGTAAATGCTTCAAAGACAACAGATAGCTTCGGACTTCGCATCCGTGTAACGCTAAAAAACACAAAAACGCAGGTGCAAAATATGCCTCAAGCTAGCGCAAAGATAGAAACTGCTAGCACGCCAAAGACAGAAAATGAACCTATGGTTAATATTGATTCGAGATACTTCATCGTCCTAAGTGTGCTCATCGCGCTTCTTATATTTTTATATGTTTTTAAAAGATATATCACTTCAAAAAGTAGTGACTTTAGCGGGTTCAAAACGCCACAAAATCAACCACAAAACGACACAAAGTCGATGAACTGGCTGCTTAAAAATCAAAATAGCGGCGTCAATATCATCTATGAAAAATATCTTGACCGCACAAACAAGCTAATGCTTCTAAGCTACGAAAATAGACGCTATTTAGTGATAGTTGGCAACTCAAACGTCATGCTTGATAGCTTTGGCGAAGAGAAGATCCAAAATGAGCAGGACTTTGCGGTATTTTTTGAAGAAAATAAGAAAAAACTTGGCTCATTTTTGCAAGAGCGCCAAAATAGCCTAAATAACTACAAAGATAAAATGAGCGGGGAATTTTAG
- the trpB gene encoding tryptophan synthase subunit beta, translated as MNSKAYFGKFGGQFVPETVMFALDELENAYESIAKTKEFKDELNDLLKNYVGRPSPLFFAKRLSEHYGHEIYLKREDLNHTGAHKINNALAQALLAKKMGKKKILAETGAGQHGVATATAAALLGLECDVYMGATDVARQQLNAFRMQLLGAKVVSVEDGLKTLKEATTAAIQAWVNEIESAFYVIGSAVGPHPYPKIVRDFQSVIGTEAKAQLADYGKKADYVIACVGGGSNAIGIFSAFLDDESVNLVGIEAGGLGIDTPYHAATLSKGKTGIIHGMKTTVLQDEYGMISPVHSISAGLDYPGIGPEHAHLNDIKRVRYEAVTDDECINALYFLSKMEGIIPAIESAHAVAYLEKLCPKLDKKSVIVVNISGRGDKDINTVIGYEKGKIYG; from the coding sequence ATGAATAGTAAGGCGTATTTTGGAAAATTTGGCGGGCAGTTCGTGCCTGAGACGGTGATGTTTGCCCTTGATGAGCTAGAAAATGCTTATGAGAGCATCGCAAAGACAAAAGAGTTTAAAGACGAGCTTAATGATCTTTTGAAAAACTACGTTGGCAGGCCTAGTCCGCTCTTTTTTGCAAAGCGCCTAAGCGAGCACTACGGACATGAAATTTACCTAAAAAGAGAGGATCTAAACCACACGGGCGCGCACAAGATAAATAACGCTCTTGCTCAAGCACTGCTTGCTAAAAAAATGGGTAAAAAGAAAATTTTAGCTGAGACTGGAGCTGGTCAGCACGGCGTGGCAACAGCGACTGCAGCGGCACTTTTGGGCTTAGAGTGTGACGTCTATATGGGCGCAACAGATGTGGCTAGACAGCAGTTAAACGCCTTTCGTATGCAGCTTCTTGGCGCAAAAGTGGTGAGCGTAGAAGATGGCTTAAAAACACTAAAAGAGGCGACTACGGCGGCCATACAAGCGTGGGTAAATGAGATAGAAAGCGCGTTTTATGTCATTGGCTCAGCCGTTGGCCCACACCCATATCCAAAGATCGTGCGTGACTTTCAAAGCGTGATCGGCACAGAGGCAAAAGCCCAGCTTGCAGACTACGGCAAAAAGGCGGATTACGTCATCGCTTGCGTTGGCGGCGGCAGTAATGCTATTGGCATTTTTAGTGCGTTTTTGGACGATGAGAGCGTAAATTTAGTAGGTATAGAAGCTGGCGGCCTTGGCATAGATACCCCTTATCACGCAGCTACGCTTAGCAAGGGCAAAACCGGCATCATCCACGGCATGAAAACGACGGTCTTGCAAGATGAGTACGGCATGATCTCGCCAGTGCATAGCATCTCAGCAGGTCTTGACTATCCAGGCATCGGCCCAGAGCACGCCCACCTAAACGACATCAAAAGGGTAAGATACGAAGCCGTGACCGACGATGAGTGCATAAATGCCTTGTATTTTCTAAGCAAGATGGAGGGCATCATCCCAGCCATCGAGAGCGCGCATGCGGTGGCGTATCTGGAGAAACTTTGCCCAAAACTTGATAAAAAAAGCGTCATCGTCGTAAATATCTCAGGCAGGGGCGATAAGGACATAAACACAGTTATCGGCTACGAAAAAGGAAAAATTTATGGATAA
- a CDS encoding EcoRI family type II restriction endonuclease, whose protein sequence is MASSNDLRKNKNQHKPKNTKSKLDDKNIAQSMKKTISYIEERFSDITNFNGFYIEFSSKLSLDEMMANIKNGGIRKQFDTSWKSNAIKPDGGFLILKKRDDDNYQKLILAAEVKRQGTNDKREEEGLKRQARGNAIERLGKNLIGIRAMMNHEDITPFVCFGSGDDFNEKDISTKNMFSKLSTMNEFYYLNKTYIFKLDGNSEHNKFSPVSMYFRKHEWSIDEMFEIMKEIAETSLRYYIF, encoded by the coding sequence ATGGCAAGTAGTAATGACCTAAGAAAAAACAAAAATCAGCACAAACCAAAAAATACTAAGTCTAAACTTGATGATAAAAATATAGCCCAGTCTATGAAAAAAACGATTAGCTATATAGAAGAAAGATTTAGCGATATAACTAATTTCAATGGATTCTATATAGAATTTAGTTCAAAACTATCTCTTGATGAAATGATGGCTAATATAAAAAATGGAGGTATTAGAAAGCAATTCGATACATCTTGGAAAAGTAATGCAATTAAGCCAGATGGTGGTTTTTTAATATTAAAAAAACGAGATGATGACAATTATCAGAAACTTATTTTGGCAGCTGAGGTTAAACGACAAGGAACAAATGATAAGAGAGAGGAAGAAGGTCTTAAAAGACAAGCAAGAGGCAATGCTATAGAACGTTTAGGAAAAAATTTGATTGGCATAAGGGCTATGATGAATCACGAAGACATAACTCCTTTTGTTTGTTTCGGAAGTGGTGATGATTTTAACGAGAAAGATATTAGTACTAAAAATATGTTTTCAAAATTAAGCACTATGAATGAATTTTATTACCTTAATAAAACATATATTTTTAAATTAGATGGTAATAGTGAACATAATAAATTTTCTCCAGTTAGCATGTATTTTAGAAAACATGAATGGAGTATAGATGAAATGTTTGAAATAATGAAAGAAATCGCTGAAACAAGTTTGCGATATTATATTTTTTAG
- the fliN gene encoding flagellar motor switch protein FliN, whose product MNDEGAIETLEQLGLFKSYDELMDISVDFIAELGTTTVSINELLKFEAGSVIDLEKPAGESVELYINNRIFGKGEVMVYEKNLAIRINEILDSKSVIQYFKKELL is encoded by the coding sequence ATGAACGACGAAGGTGCGATAGAGACACTAGAACAGCTAGGGCTTTTTAAGAGCTATGACGAGCTTATGGATATAAGCGTTGATTTTATAGCTGAGCTAGGAACTACCACAGTTAGCATAAATGAGCTTTTGAAATTTGAAGCTGGCTCGGTCATAGACCTCGAAAAACCAGCTGGCGAGAGCGTGGAGCTATATATAAATAATAGAATTTTTGGAAAAGGCGAAGTAATGGTTTATGAGAAAAATTTAGCCATCAGGATAAATGAAATTTTGGACTCAAAGTCAGTTATTCAGTACTTCAAAAAAGAACTTTTATGA
- a CDS encoding phosphoribosylanthranilate isomerase, which yields MKSLVKICGIKTLDEASAVCALDVDFIGLIFAKSKRKVELNLARQIAKFAHSKGKKVVGVFAEQSDCEIMEICQFAGLDVAQVHGVVSENLEANLKDMVLEIWQVFSVKDSLPEVDFKHFDMALFDCKGENAGGNGTSFEWEILKEVKFKFGMAGGIGEHNIKEALKFRPYLVDINSKVEDENGIKDAQKIERILKIIGEVEDE from the coding sequence ATGAAATCTCTAGTTAAAATTTGTGGCATCAAAACGCTAGATGAGGCAAGTGCGGTTTGTGCTTTGGATGTTGATTTTATCGGGCTGATATTTGCCAAAAGCAAAAGAAAGGTCGAGCTAAATTTAGCTAGGCAGATAGCGAAATTTGCCCACAGCAAGGGCAAAAAAGTAGTTGGCGTTTTTGCGGAGCAAAGTGATTGCGAGATAATGGAAATTTGCCAGTTTGCTGGTCTTGACGTGGCTCAGGTGCATGGAGTGGTGAGTGAAAATTTAGAGGCAAATTTAAAAGATATGGTGCTTGAGATTTGGCAGGTTTTTAGCGTCAAAGATAGCTTACCAGAGGTTGATTTTAAGCATTTTGACATGGCGCTTTTTGACTGCAAGGGCGAAAATGCCGGTGGAAACGGTACCAGTTTTGAGTGGGAAATTTTAAAAGAGGTTAAATTTAAATTTGGCATGGCTGGGGGCATAGGCGAGCACAACATAAAAGAGGCGCTGAAATTTAGGCCATATCTAGTCGATATCAACTCAAAAGTCGAGGACGAAAACGGCATAAAAGATGCGCAAAAGATAGAGAGAATTTTAAAGATCATAGGTGAGGTAGAAGATGAATAG
- the trpD gene encoding anthranilate phosphoribosyltransferase produces MILLIDNYDSFVFNVEQYVKELTNEEIRCVRNDKITLEEVKKLNPSKIILSPGPKHPKDSGVCLEILKADLGVPVLGICLGHQAIGLSFGAKIKRLDDPLHGKTSFIDVKNKEPLFAGLPDRFEVMRYHSLYVDELPASLSADAVSDDGVVMALSVKDKPIFGIQFHPESYFTQYGKKIVENFVNYKAKKEVKEPKIRSLKPYLIKLQENIPLDDSDFEQICEIIASKEYEIVQLSALLVLISEKSLYPKSLAALAKNILKYSQTYRDDTPMIDLCGTGGDGFKTINISTTVAFILASLGIKVAKHGNKAVSSKSGSSDVLEILGVKSEKSLAKQRENLASKNLAFFHAPFFHPLVGEVREVRQRLGIRTVFNVLGPLLNPNLNLTNQLVGVYHKPVLKLYAQTLKILGRKHALVVRGDDGLDEITLCSETSVVELKNGEIFEYSITPEQFGFKRALHSDIEGGTPEENAKTLIRTLKGEEQGAKFDIVVFNAMFALYASDGAKSPDEAKKMVLEAINSGKAYKFYEEFIRDVI; encoded by the coding sequence TTGATTTTACTTATAGATAACTACGATAGTTTTGTCTTCAACGTCGAACAGTACGTAAAAGAGCTCACAAACGAAGAGATTAGATGCGTTAGAAACGATAAGATAACGCTTGAAGAGGTCAAAAAACTAAACCCAAGTAAGATCATCCTAAGCCCAGGGCCAAAGCACCCAAAAGATAGTGGAGTTTGTTTAGAAATTTTAAAAGCAGACCTTGGCGTGCCAGTGCTTGGCATTTGCCTTGGACACCAAGCCATAGGGCTTAGTTTTGGTGCAAAGATAAAAAGACTAGACGACCCACTTCACGGCAAGACCTCATTTATCGACGTGAAAAATAAAGAGCCACTTTTTGCAGGGCTGCCTGATCGTTTTGAAGTTATGCGCTACCACTCACTCTATGTCGATGAGCTCCCAGCTAGCTTAAGCGCTGATGCGGTGAGCGATGATGGCGTAGTTATGGCACTTAGCGTTAAAGATAAGCCGATCTTTGGCATCCAGTTTCACCCTGAGAGCTACTTCACGCAATACGGCAAAAAGATAGTTGAAAATTTTGTAAATTACAAGGCAAAAAAAGAGGTAAAAGAGCCAAAGATTCGCTCACTCAAGCCATATCTTATCAAGCTTCAAGAAAACATCCCACTTGATGATAGCGACTTTGAGCAAATTTGCGAGATAATAGCCAGCAAAGAGTACGAGATCGTGCAGCTTTCAGCCCTTTTAGTGCTTATTAGCGAAAAGAGCCTCTATCCAAAAAGCCTCGCTGCGCTTGCAAAAAATATCCTAAAATACTCGCAAACTTACCGCGACGATACGCCTATGATCGATCTTTGCGGCACTGGAGGCGATGGCTTTAAGACGATAAATATCTCAACTACTGTGGCATTTATCCTTGCAAGCCTTGGCATAAAGGTCGCAAAACACGGCAACAAGGCAGTTTCAAGCAAGTCAGGCAGCTCTGATGTGCTTGAAATTTTAGGCGTAAAAAGTGAAAAATCACTGGCAAAACAGCGTGAAAATTTAGCTAGTAAAAATTTAGCCTTTTTCCACGCTCCATTTTTCCATCCGCTAGTTGGCGAGGTGAGAGAAGTGCGCCAAAGACTTGGCATAAGAACCGTATTTAACGTGCTTGGACCGCTTTTAAATCCAAATTTAAACCTTACAAATCAGCTAGTTGGCGTCTATCATAAGCCTGTTTTAAAACTCTACGCCCAGACGCTTAAGATACTTGGCAGAAAGCACGCTTTGGTCGTTCGCGGAGATGACGGACTTGATGAGATCACACTTTGCAGTGAAACAAGTGTTGTGGAGCTAAAAAATGGCGAAATTTTTGAATACAGCATCACGCCAGAGCAGTTTGGCTTTAAAAGAGCGCTTCACAGCGATATTGAGGGCGGCACACCTGAAGAAAACGCCAAAACCTTGATACGCACGCTAAAAGGCGAGGAGCAGGGGGCGAAATTTGACATCGTGGTCTTTAACGCGATGTTTGCACTCTACGCGTCTGATGGCGCAAAGAGCCCAGACGAGGCCAAAAAAATGGTTTTAGAGGCTATAAATTCTGGTAAGGCGTATAAATTTTATGAAGAGTTTATAAGGGATGTCATTTGA
- a CDS encoding chemotaxis protein CheX codes for MRKVIDEATSYLCKDTLGLDLEFGKSLGKGFYGASIPVYKGKSEYQFYLFFKKDTLKIFMNAFFGHEDVDGGDLDDLCKEIANQIIGKAKNLLNEKEPNAYKLGTPEFLGEVENFGIKLKEKFIYKIKNRTFQIGYKIQ; via the coding sequence ATGAGAAAAGTTATAGATGAAGCCACGAGCTATCTTTGCAAGGATACTTTGGGGCTGGATTTAGAGTTTGGCAAGAGCCTTGGTAAGGGATTTTACGGGGCTAGCATACCAGTTTATAAGGGTAAAAGCGAGTATCAGTTTTATCTATTTTTTAAAAAAGATACTTTGAAAATTTTTATGAATGCCTTTTTTGGTCACGAAGATGTCGATGGTGGCGATTTGGACGATCTTTGCAAAGAGATAGCTAATCAGATCATCGGCAAGGCTAAAAATCTGCTAAATGAAAAAGAGCCAAATGCTTATAAACTCGGAACGCCTGAGTTTTTGGGCGAGGTTGAGAATTTTGGCATAAAGCTAAAAGAGAAATTTATATATAAGATAAAAAATAGAACATTTCAAATAGGCTACAAGATACAATGA
- a CDS encoding DNA adenine methylase: MKNSENPAFLKEQLISYLGNKRSIINEILKVIYEIKNELKRDKISFVDVFSGSGVVARAAKAHSNLVIANDLESYSRIINLCYLSNFSDELRDQIDQNFKKILSNFNPCESFISELYAPKNDENISKGERVFFTRKNALIIGGLRKSIEKIDLKFQHFFIAPLLSEASIHSNTGGVFKGFYKDKNGIGKFGGSGENALTRILGEISLKKPIFSKFKSDFEVYQEDALKLASHLSVTDIAYFDPPYNQHPYGSNYFMLNLIANFKAPKIETISEVSGIPNDWNRSNFNKKSKAAEEFFTLLTNFPSKYLIISFNSEGFISENEFLLNLSKIGKVIKHEIKYPTYRASRNLNNRSLYVTEYLYIVKKV; the protein is encoded by the coding sequence TTGAAAAATTCTGAAAACCCTGCTTTTTTAAAGGAACAATTGATTAGTTATCTTGGGAACAAACGTTCAATAATAAATGAAATTTTAAAAGTCATTTATGAAATAAAAAACGAACTCAAAAGGGATAAAATAAGCTTTGTGGATGTTTTTAGCGGTTCAGGCGTGGTTGCAAGAGCAGCCAAAGCACATTCAAATTTAGTTATTGCAAATGACCTAGAGTCTTACTCTCGTATTATAAATTTATGTTATCTATCGAATTTTTCAGATGAGCTTAGGGATCAAATAGATCAAAATTTTAAGAAGATTTTATCTAATTTTAATCCATGCGAAAGTTTTATTAGCGAGCTTTATGCTCCAAAAAATGATGAGAATATTAGTAAAGGAGAAAGAGTTTTTTTCACCCGCAAAAATGCACTTATAATTGGTGGCTTACGTAAATCTATAGAAAAAATAGACCTAAAATTTCAACATTTTTTTATAGCACCACTTCTTAGTGAGGCAAGTATTCATTCAAATACTGGAGGCGTTTTTAAAGGCTTTTATAAGGATAAAAATGGAATTGGTAAATTTGGTGGAAGCGGAGAAAATGCTCTGACTAGAATTTTAGGTGAAATTTCACTAAAAAAACCTATTTTTTCAAAATTTAAAAGTGATTTTGAGGTATATCAGGAAGATGCTTTAAAATTAGCTAGTCATCTGTCTGTAACAGATATAGCATATTTTGATCCGCCATATAATCAACATCCTTATGGATCAAACTATTTTATGTTAAATTTAATAGCAAATTTTAAAGCACCAAAAATTGAAACTATTAGTGAAGTATCTGGTATACCAAATGATTGGAATCGTTCAAATTTTAATAAAAAATCAAAGGCAGCAGAGGAATTTTTTACATTACTAACAAACTTTCCATCTAAATATTTGATTATTTCTTTTAATTCGGAAGGATTTATTAGTGAAAATGAATTTTTGTTAAATTTGTCTAAAATAGGTAAAGTTATAAAACACGAAATTAAGTATCCAACCTATCGTGCTAGTAGAAATTTAAACAACCGCTCCTTATATGTAACAGAATATCTTTATATTGTAAAAAAGGTTTAA
- the trpA gene encoding tryptophan synthase subunit alpha: MDKVRSAFNGKKANIGYIVAGYPSLEKTKEFLENLDESTLDLLEIGIPYSDPLADGKLIAQASFETAQSGVNTDVVFDMLEGCKAKVTKPLVFLVYYNIIFAYGVDKFLKRSREAGVSGFIVPDLPCEECEEFALKCKELNLCLVPLISVTSGGRADEILKFGSGFIYVLGAIGVSGSKRADEDRIKNLVLELKKKSDLPVAVGFGIKNKEDVGEVKKYADAAIIGTQIVKLCAKFSAKELVKEVDKLF; this comes from the coding sequence ATGGATAAGGTTAGAAGCGCATTTAACGGCAAAAAGGCAAACATCGGCTACATCGTGGCTGGTTATCCAAGCTTAGAAAAAACTAAGGAATTTTTAGAAAATTTAGATGAGAGCACGCTTGATCTGCTTGAGATCGGCATCCCATACTCTGACCCGCTGGCTGATGGCAAACTCATCGCGCAAGCTAGCTTTGAGACAGCTCAAAGTGGCGTAAATACCGACGTTGTCTTTGATATGCTTGAGGGCTGCAAGGCAAAAGTGACAAAGCCACTTGTTTTTCTAGTTTATTACAACATCATTTTTGCTTATGGCGTTGATAAATTTCTAAAAAGATCACGTGAAGCTGGAGTTAGCGGCTTTATCGTGCCGGATCTTCCTTGTGAGGAGTGTGAGGAGTTTGCTCTAAAGTGCAAAGAGCTAAATTTATGCCTTGTGCCACTTATTAGCGTCACCTCTGGGGGCAGGGCGGATGAGATATTAAAATTTGGCTCAGGATTTATCTACGTGTTAGGTGCTATCGGCGTTAGCGGTTCAAAAAGAGCCGATGAAGATAGGATAAAAAATTTAGTCCTAGAGCTTAAGAAAAAGAGCGATCTACCAGTGGCTGTGGGCTTTGGCATCAAAAACAAAGAGGACGTTGGTGAGGTTAAAAAGTACGCTGACGCTGCGATCATAGGCACGCAAATAGTCAAGCTTTGCGCCAAATTTAGCGCAAAAGAGCTAGTTAAAGAAGTCGATAAACTCTTTTAA
- a CDS encoding Ppx/GppA phosphatase family protein gives MAKRTAVIDLGSNSMRMAIFERTSRLAFFILAEYKTKVRLGEGGYGSNNEISEASMQKAIKAFGEFDNIIKSYKCSKVLCVGTSALRDAPNSCVLISLLRKKLGINLKVIDGKEEATFGAIAAKNLLHNLAECVTIDIGGGSTELARISNGKIVDVLSLDIGTVRLKELFFDKKNLNKLPKFLSQITAQIDERFKCPNLIAIGGSLRAISSAIMSKNLYPLSSLHGFCYKLSDEQAYIESIANVSVLELNKFPIKKDRYDTIREGAHIFLALAKALNAKNVITSGVGVREGVFLKDFLRPSLKFPENFNPSVKSLQDRFILSCNKAVARYAKDIFVALKKLHGLNESYLETLLIAAKLHNIGQEIGFYGDHKNSAYIILNALNYGFSHEQKALIAAVIGTNGKKNIYEFEKYKNLLPKAECVRWLSFILALAKALDITCEKLNLSFEFSGHTLKIEGAKEFAMAKEEIKKIAKPEIFAISFV, from the coding sequence ATGGCAAAGAGAACCGCAGTGATCGATCTTGGCTCAAATTCTATGCGTATGGCGATATTTGAGCGCACGTCACGCTTAGCATTTTTTATACTAGCTGAATATAAAACCAAAGTGCGACTGGGCGAAGGTGGATACGGCTCAAACAACGAAATTTCAGAAGCTTCAATGCAAAAAGCGATCAAAGCTTTTGGCGAATTTGATAACATCATAAAAAGCTACAAATGCTCCAAAGTCCTATGTGTAGGCACTTCAGCGCTTAGAGATGCTCCAAACTCATGCGTTTTGATCTCTCTTTTAAGAAAAAAACTTGGCATAAATTTAAAAGTAATTGACGGCAAAGAAGAGGCTACTTTTGGAGCGATAGCGGCTAAAAATTTGCTTCACAATCTAGCCGAGTGCGTCACTATCGATATCGGCGGAGGCTCGACCGAGCTTGCTAGGATAAGTAACGGCAAGATAGTCGATGTCCTCTCACTTGATATAGGCACGGTTAGGCTAAAAGAGCTGTTTTTTGATAAGAAAAATTTAAACAAACTACCCAAATTTCTATCACAGATCACAGCGCAGATAGATGAGCGATTTAAGTGTCCAAATTTAATAGCCATCGGCGGCTCTTTAAGAGCGATCTCATCAGCCATAATGAGCAAAAATTTATATCCGCTCTCATCGCTGCATGGCTTTTGCTACAAGCTTAGCGACGAGCAAGCCTACATCGAGAGCATCGCAAACGTTAGCGTGCTTGAACTAAATAAATTCCCTATAAAAAAAGATAGATATGACACCATAAGAGAGGGCGCACATATATTTTTAGCCCTTGCCAAGGCGCTAAATGCCAAAAACGTCATCACAAGTGGCGTTGGCGTAAGAGAGGGCGTATTCTTAAAAGACTTTTTGCGTCCAAGTCTTAAATTTCCAGAAAATTTTAACCCAAGCGTCAAAAGCCTGCAAGACCGCTTCATTCTCTCTTGCAACAAAGCCGTGGCAAGATACGCAAAGGATATTTTTGTGGCGCTTAAAAAGCTTCATGGGCTAAATGAGAGCTATCTTGAGACGCTGCTAATTGCTGCAAAGCTCCACAACATCGGTCAAGAGATAGGCTTTTACGGCGATCACAAAAACTCAGCCTATATCATACTAAATGCCCTAAACTACGGCTTTTCACACGAGCAAAAGGCACTAATAGCCGCAGTCATCGGCACAAATGGCAAGAAAAATATTTATGAGTTTGAAAAGTATAAAAATTTATTACCAAAGGCTGAGTGTGTAAGGTGGCTAAGCTTCATCCTTGCGCTAGCCAAGGCACTTGATATAACCTGTGAGAAGTTAAATTTAAGCTTTGAGTTTAGCGGTCACACACTAAAAATAGAGGGCGCAAAAGAATTTGCTATGGCAAAAGAAGAGATAAAAAAGATCGCAAAACCTGAAATTTTTGCCATTTCGTTTGTATAG